In Chiloscyllium punctatum isolate Juve2018m chromosome 52, sChiPun1.3, whole genome shotgun sequence, a single genomic region encodes these proteins:
- the LOC140470999 gene encoding histone H3: MARTKQTARKSTGGKAPRKQLATKAARKSAPATGGVKKPHRYRPGTVALREIRRYQKSTELLIRKLPFQRLVREIAQDFKTDLRFQSSAVMALQEASEAYLVGLFEDTNLCAIHAKRVTIMPKDIQLARRIRGERA; this comes from the coding sequence ATGGCCCGAACCAAGCAAACAGCGCGCAAATCCACCGGAGGGAAAGCTCCCCGCAAGCAGCTGGCGACCAAAGCGGCCCGCAAGAGCGCTCCGGCCACGGGCGGAGTGAAGAAGCCTCATCGCTACAGGCCCGGCACGGTGGCTCTGCGGGAGATCCGCCGCTACCAGAAATCCACCGAGCTGCTGATCCGCAAACTGCCCTTCCAGCGGCTGGTGCGAGAGATCGCTCAGGACTTCAAGACCGACCTGCGCTTCCAGAGCTCGGCGGTGATGGCCCTGCAGGAGGCCAGCGAGGCTTACCTGGTGGGACTGTTTGAGGACACCAACCTGTGTGCCATCCACGCCAAGCGGGTCACCATCATGCCCAAAGACATCCAGCTGGCCCGCCGGATCCGGGGGGAGCGCGCCTAA
- the LOC140470918 gene encoding histone H2B 1/2-like yields the protein MGDEKKPQPVPKKGAKKMVKKSAGKGIKKRRRPRKEAYSIYIYKVMKQVHPDTGISSKAMNIMNSFVKDIFERIAGEASRLAHYNKRSTISSREIQTAVRLLLPGELAKHAVSEGTKAVTKYTSSK from the coding sequence ATGGGTGATGAGAAGAAACCACAGCCAGTCCCCAAAAAGGGCGCTAAGAAAATGGTCAAGAAGTCGGCAGGGAAGGGGATCAAGAAGAGGAGGCGGCCGAGGAAAGAAGCTTACTCCATCTACATCTACAAAGTGATGAAGCAGGTTCACCCCGACACCGGCATCTCCTCCAAGGCCATGAACATCATGAACTCGTTCGTCAAAGATATTTTCGAGCGGATCGCGGGGGAAGCTTCCCGCCTGGCCCATTACAACAAGCGCAGTACCATCAGCTCCCGGGAGATCCAGACCGCCGTGaggctgctgctgcccggggagCTGGCCAAGCACGCCGTGTCGGAGGGGACAAAGGCGGTGACCAAGTACACCAGCTCCAAGTGA